A DNA window from Heliomicrobium undosum contains the following coding sequences:
- a CDS encoding tyrosine-type recombinase/integrase, producing MTRRNNGEGNVYLRKDGRWEARFFHTDPTTGHKKRYNYLGKTHEEAYNKMITAKAAILTGNFVEPNKMAVKDWLSYWLAECIQPNVKPTTYAQYETMARVHIVPTLGSLALQKVQTSDIQRMYNVKQQCGGADGGGLAPKTIRHIHNVIHCAFRQAVEEGKLLKNPSDAVKLPKKEKPDIRVMKLEEIRQFLNLIETHRFYPAFLLEIRLGLRRGELLGLRWQDIDFEKRILYVRQTLIRVSIPDGNGGRINRLIFQSPKSERSKRPLPIPMDIMIDLHNHKLRIEEERAYAGKSYKSYDLVFCQKDGAPLDPRGFSRLFEKLLKDAGLPKTTFHSLRHTAGMLLLASSKSLKVVQEMLGHTTIQTTADIYLDHVSVDDMDKALAQMNGILLTKKVDEKCQDAEWSSIFGQTPIQTPIDGATGNNSGGEQ from the coding sequence ATGACCAGACGCAACAACGGCGAGGGCAACGTATACCTCCGTAAAGACGGCCGCTGGGAAGCCCGTTTCTTCCACACGGACCCTACCACCGGCCACAAGAAACGCTACAACTATCTCGGCAAGACCCACGAAGAAGCCTACAACAAGATGATCACTGCGAAGGCAGCGATCCTCACCGGCAACTTCGTCGAGCCCAACAAGATGGCCGTAAAGGACTGGTTGTCCTATTGGCTTGCCGAATGTATCCAGCCCAACGTAAAGCCTACGACCTATGCCCAGTACGAAACGATGGCCAGGGTTCATATCGTGCCCACGCTGGGATCGCTTGCCCTTCAGAAAGTGCAGACCTCCGACATCCAACGGATGTACAACGTCAAGCAGCAATGCGGCGGTGCCGATGGGGGAGGGTTGGCCCCGAAGACGATCCGCCACATTCATAATGTGATCCACTGTGCCTTCCGTCAGGCCGTTGAGGAAGGCAAGCTGCTGAAGAACCCGTCCGACGCAGTTAAGCTGCCCAAAAAAGAAAAGCCGGATATCCGCGTCATGAAACTTGAGGAAATCCGGCAATTTCTTAATTTGATTGAGACGCATCGATTCTACCCTGCATTTCTGCTGGAGATTCGTTTGGGCCTGCGTCGGGGAGAACTGCTGGGCCTCCGCTGGCAGGACATCGACTTTGAAAAGCGGATCCTGTATGTGAGGCAGACGCTAATCCGGGTATCTATCCCTGACGGCAATGGTGGACGGATCAACCGGCTGATCTTCCAATCGCCAAAGAGTGAGCGCAGCAAACGGCCGCTGCCGATCCCGATGGACATTATGATCGACCTTCATAACCACAAACTCCGTATAGAAGAGGAACGGGCTTATGCCGGCAAGAGTTATAAAAGCTACGACCTGGTGTTCTGCCAGAAGGACGGCGCGCCGCTGGACCCGCGTGGCTTCTCGCGGCTGTTTGAAAAACTGCTGAAGGACGCCGGGCTGCCCAAAACGACATTCCATAGCCTGCGCCACACTGCCGGGATGCTGCTGCTGGCCAGCTCGAAATCCTTGAAGGTAGTTCAGGAGATGCTGGGCCATACCACCATTCAGACTACGGCCGATATCTACCTGGACCACGTGAGCGTGGACGATATGGATAAAGCCCTCGCTCAGATGAACGGCATACTGCTCACAAAAAAAGTTGATGAAAAATGCCAAGACGCTGAGTGGAGTTCGATTTTTGGGCAGACGCCAATCCAGACGCCTATCGATGGCGCCACGGGGAATAACAGCGGGGGAGAGCAGTAG
- a CDS encoding NYN domain-containing protein yields MRIGRTIWLIDAAYLFNGQESVSNSYAFDYLKLQNKLEMDGKIDRAYYLNCTHDPPSDRQTHFHTWLQKPKPEGPNIIPILYKLKLKEYDCPHCKMKYSLPVQKGVDVGLATLIVSLGHQHQYDNLILSSGDSDLKDAIVFMKKNLGKRLELCVFRYGIASELDSYADNIYWINDFYLEVSKEKT; encoded by the coding sequence ATGAGAATAGGGAGAACCATTTGGCTTATAGATGCTGCGTATTTATTTAATGGACAAGAATCAGTCAGTAATTCTTATGCATTTGACTATCTAAAATTGCAAAATAAGTTGGAAATGGACGGAAAAATAGATCGAGCATATTATCTAAATTGTACACATGATCCACCGAGTGATAGACAAACACACTTTCATACTTGGTTACAAAAACCTAAACCAGAAGGGCCAAACATTATACCGATACTATATAAATTAAAGTTAAAGGAATATGATTGTCCCCATTGCAAAATGAAGTATAGTTTGCCAGTTCAAAAAGGTGTAGATGTTGGTCTCGCTACACTGATTGTAAGTCTAGGGCACCAACATCAGTATGATAATTTAATCTTATCTTCAGGTGATAGTGACTTAAAAGATGCAATTGTGTTTATGAAAAAAAATCTAGGAAAAAGACTCGAGCTTTGTGTATTTCGTTACGGAATTGCATCTGAATTAGATTCATACGCAGATAACATTTACTGGATAAACGATTTTTATCTCGAAGTAAGCAAAGAAAAAACATAG